The Pecten maximus chromosome 11, xPecMax1.1, whole genome shotgun sequence genome has a segment encoding these proteins:
- the LOC117337799 gene encoding uncharacterized protein LOC117337799 has translation MINRAKLRESRSRNAHRAYATPLIYDVICRNYFQDYNKQIEHIRKSITKFPELSTLHFVKFCTLDNSLGNDDTDLETLRGFITEAAKHQDQWEREIPTTWLRFELDLFKARKQGTRILKLAEVTEMNEKSSAPLSDEDEIKLALEYLHCTRSVIYFREFDFVITDPQWLADFFSILLTDAQFLPKNDLLLNRDLELYISKGELTQNLIEGLLCMKKNEAFAPFKTVLLALMEKFGLIVKILLSKTATEGAQFSETYTIPSKLMELQDIDGLTDEVKSLERRNRAVSKTLCFVFDDVYVPYELFHRAFAQVLRKYKTTSLSTQCFGEATEGSESTTENTDCLYMDFGCFEVDDLTRMILSLHAERSTIAVTVFSPTESKLPADSGKRVRLSIEDIIQETLQMSNQQHFQYSRQLHCNFHLSPYDTPVQLYGIIHAERGVPCKGGDCRGQHRLSKIDADYWDVTEDAKTQDKNNIAEGRPTPKELGRLSRLVDASSCDRLFIELGITDTEIKHAKKESSVLASITQVTKMFLQWTSIYPNQTFHDIKRAMENVDMATDRISEVIETNQKSSCQGFVRNDVWIRVPSDDEITQIVETIDKKFFNLCLELGLMPPVIDQIQCQHSNFQERMAALLRCWRMKYRQQATIGRLLTAMEVCQMDWHTTAQIWSQSQEKPGDEV, from the exons ATGATCAATCGTGCTAAGCTCCGCGAATCGCGCTCAAGGAACGCCCATCGTGCTTACGCCACACCGCTCAT ATATGATGTGATTTGTCGGAATTATTTTCAGGACTACAACAAACAGATAGAACACATCAGGAAGAGCATCACAAAATTTCCCGAATTGTCAACACTCCACTTTGTTAAGTTCTGTACCCTCGACAACAGCCTCGGCAATGATGATACAGATCTAGAAACATTGCGAGGATTCATAACAGAAGCAGCGAAACACCAGGATCAATGGGAGAGAGAAATTCCTACTACGTGGTTAAGATTTGAATTGGATCTATTCAAAGCCAGGAAACAGGGAACAAGAATACTTAAACTGGCGGAGGTGACTGAAATGAATGAAAAATCCAGTGCCCCATTAAGTGATGAAGATGAGATCAAACTTGCCCTGGA GTACCTTCACTGCACAAGGTCTGTGATATATTTCCGGGAATTCGACTTTGTCATCACTGACCCCCAGTGGCTTGCTGATTTCTTCAGCATCCTCCTTACCGATGCCCAGTTTCTTCCAAAGAATGATCTGCTGCTAAACCGAGACCTGGAGTTGTACATTTCAAAGGGCGAGTTGACCCAGAACTTGATTGAAGGTCTTCTCTGTATGAAAAAGAACGAAGCGTTCGCTCCCTTCAAAACAGTCCTCCTTGCTCTGATGGAAAAGTTTGGACTGATAGTGAAAATACTACTGTCGAAAACCGCCACAGAAGGTGCACAATTCAGCGAAACGTATACCATTCCCAGCAAACTTATGGAGCTACAAGACATAGATGGGCTTACTGATGAAGTCAAATCCCTCGAGCGCAGAAATCGTgctgtctctaaaacgttatGTTTCGTATTTGATGACGTCTACGTACCATACGAGCTTTTCCACAGAGCATTTGCCCAGGTTCTGAGGAAGTATAAGACAACTTCACTGTCAACACAATGCTTCGGGGAAGCGACAGAAGGTAGCGAGTCGACGACAGAGAATACAGATTGTCTCTATATGGATTTTGGATGTTTTGAGGTCGACGACCTAACCAGAATGATCTTGTCCCTGCACGCAGAGAGGTCCACCATAGCCGTGACAGTGTTCAGTCCCACGGAATCTAAGCTTCCTGCCGATTCTGGTAAACGTGTTAGGCTCTCTATCGAAGACATTATCCAGGAAACACTGCAAATGAGTAACCAACAACACTTTCAGTACTCACGCCAACTTCACTGCAACTTCCACCTGAGTCCTTACGATACCCCAGTACAGCTGTACGGCATCATCCACGCAGAAAGAGGCGTGCCCTGTAAAGGCGGAGATTGTCGAGGACAACATCGTCTGTCAAAAATAGACGCTGACTATTGGGACGTCACAGAG GATGCAAAGACTCAAGACAAAAACAACATCGCAG AAGGAAGGCCGACTCCGAAGGAACTTGGTCGTCTGTCACGTCTAGTTGATGCGTCTTCCTGTGATAGGTTGTTTATTGAGCTTGGAATTACTGATACAGAAATCAAACATGCCAAGAAAGAATCGTCTGTCCTGGCGTCAATCACACAGGTCACGAAGATGTTTCTACAATGGACAAGCATCTATCCGAATCAGACGTTCCATGACATCAAAAGGGCCATGGAAAATGTTGACATGGCAACGGATCGCATCTCTGAAGTTATAGAAACGAACCAGAAATCATCTTGTCAAG GTTTTGTTCGAAATGATGTCTGGATCAGAGTCCCATCTGATGATGAAATAACACAAATTGTTGAAACCATTGACAAGAAGTTCTTCAACCTGTGTCTGGAGCTCGGACTGATGCCTCCGGTTATAGATCAGATTCAGTGCCAGCATAGCAACTTCCAGGAAAGGATGGCTGCTCTTCTTCGGTGTTGGAGAATGAAATACAGGCAGCAAGCAACTATAGGCAGGTTGTTGACAGCGATGGAAGTGTGTCAGATGGACTGGCATACAACGGCACAAATCTGGTCACAATCTCAGGAGAAGCCAGGAGACGAAGTTTGA